In one window of Tumebacillus algifaecis DNA:
- a CDS encoding putative bifunctional diguanylate cyclase/phosphodiesterase translates to MFRKQAGVRRTMMRIGAGATLSFGLLFAGVSLLELARAGVLFGWSWGTQPNQEVILLRVMMINALLLTLLMIRNLVIDFDVVTERLRKKLNIVNGFILSISIVALLLNYFEGPLVTQLETAISLVSIFCAGLTVYLFHLLVQVFRNVRDRLSHEQELSGKLYHQLTTDRLTGIPGRMLFQEHLAASIATAQKTGVSGAVLFFDLDDFKMFNDSLGHDFGDQVLLAVTDRILQHSTEGMRLYRLGGDEFVILLEGLQGEEEATQVAERVFAAMKEKLSLDGQDLFINLSLGISRFPEDGSDAQTLYRNAEMAMYHAKSIGRNNYQLFESAMNKRAAERLLLAGDLRRALERDEFFLAYQPQVCLTSGRITGMEALIRWQHPERGFVSPGEFIPLAEETKLIIPIGEWVLYTACRQNKAWQDAGFTPVCVSVNLSAFQFGQPNLVAMIKKVLEETGLEPQYLNLEITESITMNNVERAINTMHEINDLGIGISIDDFGTGYSSLNYLKKFPIQTLKIDQSFVRDMTEEHQDVAIPTAIIAMAHSLNLKVIAEGVETEVQQQMLRERGCDEMQGYLISRPLPALEFEKLFHSLPGQEQLLAN, encoded by the coding sequence GTGTTTCGAAAACAAGCAGGGGTTCGTCGGACGATGATGCGCATCGGAGCCGGGGCTACACTCTCTTTTGGGTTATTGTTTGCAGGGGTGTCCCTGCTGGAATTGGCACGCGCCGGAGTGTTGTTTGGCTGGTCTTGGGGGACGCAGCCAAATCAGGAAGTGATCTTGTTGCGCGTGATGATGATCAACGCGCTGCTGTTGACGTTGTTGATGATTCGCAATCTCGTGATCGATTTTGATGTGGTGACCGAACGGTTGCGAAAGAAATTGAATATAGTTAATGGATTTATCTTATCGATTTCGATTGTCGCACTTCTATTGAATTATTTTGAAGGGCCGCTCGTCACGCAACTCGAAACGGCGATCAGTTTGGTCAGCATTTTCTGTGCGGGCTTGACCGTGTACCTGTTCCACCTGTTGGTGCAGGTCTTTCGCAATGTGCGGGATCGACTGTCGCATGAACAGGAGTTGTCCGGAAAGCTGTATCATCAGTTGACCACCGACCGCCTGACCGGAATCCCAGGGCGGATGCTGTTTCAGGAGCATTTGGCGGCTTCGATCGCAACCGCTCAGAAGACGGGTGTCAGCGGTGCGGTTCTGTTTTTTGATCTAGATGATTTCAAGATGTTTAACGACTCGCTCGGACATGATTTTGGCGACCAGGTGTTGTTGGCCGTGACCGATCGCATCTTGCAGCACTCGACCGAGGGGATGCGTCTGTATCGGCTGGGCGGTGATGAATTTGTGATCCTTTTGGAGGGTCTACAAGGTGAAGAGGAAGCGACGCAAGTGGCGGAGCGGGTATTTGCCGCGATGAAGGAGAAGCTGAGCTTAGACGGTCAGGACCTGTTCATCAATTTATCGCTTGGCATCTCGCGGTTTCCGGAAGACGGGTCGGACGCACAGACCCTGTATCGCAATGCGGAGATGGCGATGTATCACGCCAAAAGCATCGGGCGCAATAACTACCAGCTCTTCGAGTCGGCGATGAACAAGCGTGCGGCGGAGCGTTTGCTTTTGGCGGGCGATCTGCGTCGTGCGCTGGAGCGGGACGAATTTTTCCTCGCCTACCAGCCTCAGGTCTGTCTGACGTCTGGGCGGATCACCGGCATGGAAGCGCTGATCCGCTGGCAACATCCGGAGCGCGGTTTTGTTTCGCCGGGCGAATTCATTCCGCTGGCGGAGGAGACGAAGCTGATCATCCCGATCGGCGAATGGGTGTTGTACACCGCTTGCCGCCAGAACAAAGCATGGCAGGATGCCGGGTTTACGCCGGTCTGCGTGTCGGTCAACCTGTCCGCTTTCCAGTTTGGACAGCCGAATCTGGTGGCGATGATCAAGAAGGTGCTGGAGGAGACTGGGCTTGAGCCGCAGTATCTCAATCTGGAGATCACGGAGAGCATCACGATGAACAACGTCGAGCGGGCGATCAACACGATGCACGAGATCAACGATCTTGGCATCGGCATTTCGATCGACGACTTTGGCACCGGGTATTCGTCGCTCAATTATTTGAAGAAATTCCCGATCCAAACGCTCAAGATCGACCAGTCTTTCGTCCGCGACATGACCGAAGAGCACCAAGATGTGGCGATTCCTACGGCGATCATCGCGATGGCCCACTCGCTCAACCTGAAAGTGATCGCCGAAGGGGTGGAGACAGAAGTCCAGCAGCAGATGCTTCGCGAACGCGGCTGTGACGAGATGCAAGGGTATCTGATCTCCAGACCGTTGCCGGCGCTCGAGTTTGAAAAGCTGTTTCACAGCCTGCCCGGGCAGGAGCAACTGTTGGCCAATTAA
- a CDS encoding phosphate ABC transporter substrate-binding protein, with the protein MFATVSKKTLSLGLIATMTAGLLVGCGTKEESQPKSGGDSNAPKQEELTGKITASGSSALLPLVKHAAAKFQDKHQGVTVDVAAGGSGTGLKQVAEGAVNIGNSDVEAGDEYKDKGLVDHQVAVAPFVLVTNKDVSVEDISSEQAAKILTGEVTNWKDVGGKDQKITIIGRAESSGSRKYIKSALLPKDKDFAKDAVVQDSTGALKTSVEQTSGSIGYMDAPYADDKIKILKLDGVAYSPENISNGSWKLFSIEHMYTKGTPDKVSQAFLDYIMSADFQNNEVEALKFIPINKIKK; encoded by the coding sequence GTGTTTGCAACTGTGTCGAAAAAAACACTCTCGCTCGGTCTGATCGCGACAATGACAGCTGGGTTGTTGGTAGGATGCGGTACCAAGGAAGAAAGCCAACCGAAAAGCGGTGGCGATTCGAACGCTCCGAAACAAGAGGAACTCACCGGGAAAATCACTGCATCCGGTTCTTCGGCACTGCTGCCGCTGGTGAAGCACGCAGCCGCTAAGTTCCAAGATAAACACCAAGGCGTCACCGTTGACGTTGCGGCAGGTGGATCGGGTACTGGCTTGAAGCAAGTGGCAGAGGGCGCTGTAAATATTGGGAACTCCGACGTGGAAGCTGGCGATGAATATAAAGATAAAGGTTTGGTCGATCATCAAGTAGCAGTTGCTCCGTTCGTATTGGTTACCAACAAAGACGTGTCGGTAGAAGATATCAGCTCCGAACAAGCTGCGAAAATCCTGACCGGCGAAGTGACGAACTGGAAAGATGTCGGTGGCAAGGATCAAAAGATCACGATCATCGGTCGTGCCGAATCTTCCGGCTCGCGCAAGTACATCAAGAGCGCGCTGCTTCCGAAAGACAAGGACTTCGCGAAAGACGCAGTGGTTCAAGACTCCACTGGCGCGCTGAAAACTTCGGTTGAGCAAACTAGCGGTTCGATCGGCTACATGGACGCTCCGTACGCAGATGACAAAATCAAAATTCTGAAGTTGGACGGCGTGGCTTACTCGCCGGAAAACATCTCCAATGGCTCTTGGAAGCTGTTCTCGATCGAGCATATGTACACCAAAGGCACTCCGGACAAAGTGAGCCAAGCTTTCCTTGACTACATCATGTCTGCTGACTTCCAAAACAATGAAGTGGAAGCACTGAAATTTATTCCGATCAACAAAATCAAGAAATAA
- the pstC gene encoding phosphate ABC transporter permease subunit PstC codes for MAEKGSVGNLNMMRRRTDRMMNWLFVGSAIFVSLIIFGIIVFVGNQGLRTFADPEAGIAEFFFSTNWTPSEGEYGAAGFILGSFLVTGLALLLAVPVAVGGAVFMAKIAPNWMREIMRPAADLFVGIPSVVYGLIGLLIFVPWFSKMFPGQPGFGVGPAAVILAIMILPTILSVSEDALRTLPRALEEASYALGATRWQTIWKVLIPAAMPGILTGVILGMGRAIGEAMAVQMVIGNAPVLPKGLGEPTSVLTTQIVKEMASIFGTTVNNSLFLMSLILLLVSLSLILIIRIVARRREV; via the coding sequence ATGGCTGAAAAAGGTTCGGTCGGCAACTTGAACATGATGCGCCGCCGCACAGACCGCATGATGAATTGGCTGTTTGTGGGGAGTGCGATTTTCGTATCGCTGATCATTTTTGGGATTATTGTTTTTGTGGGCAATCAGGGATTGCGAACGTTTGCCGACCCAGAAGCGGGAATTGCTGAATTTTTCTTCAGCACAAACTGGACGCCGTCAGAAGGTGAGTACGGAGCGGCAGGGTTTATTCTCGGTTCGTTTCTCGTCACAGGCTTAGCGCTTCTGCTCGCCGTTCCGGTAGCGGTCGGCGGTGCGGTGTTCATGGCGAAAATCGCGCCAAACTGGATGCGCGAGATCATGCGTCCGGCAGCCGACCTGTTTGTCGGGATTCCGTCTGTCGTCTACGGCTTGATCGGTCTGTTGATCTTCGTGCCGTGGTTTTCCAAAATGTTCCCCGGACAGCCGGGCTTTGGCGTGGGGCCGGCGGCGGTGATTCTGGCGATCATGATTCTGCCGACGATCCTGTCCGTTTCGGAAGACGCGCTGCGCACGTTGCCGCGCGCGCTCGAAGAAGCGTCCTATGCGCTTGGCGCCACGCGCTGGCAGACGATTTGGAAGGTGTTGATTCCGGCTGCGATGCCGGGAATCTTGACCGGGGTGATCCTCGGGATGGGACGTGCGATCGGGGAAGCGATGGCGGTGCAGATGGTCATCGGGAACGCGCCGGTGCTGCCCAAAGGTCTCGGGGAACCGACGTCCGTATTGACGACGCAGATCGTCAAAGAGATGGCTTCGATCTTCGGAACGACGGTCAACAACTCGCTGTTCCTGATGTCACTGATCCTGCTGCTCGTCTCCTTGTCGCTGATCCTGATCATCCGCATCGTGGCTCGCAGGAGGGAAGTCTAG
- the pstA gene encoding phosphate ABC transporter permease PstA yields MNNKLTDKLATGLFWAIGLLILSVLAWFLWYILSAGVPHLTLDFIFGKPEDVKAGGGVGPMLFNSFYILFLSLLFSLPFGIGAGIWLAEYAKKNWLTDLVRLSTEMLASVPSIVFGLFGALLFVTYFGLGFTILGGALTLSLLNLPVLVRVTEETLRAVPDSYREASLALGSTKWQMIRKVLIPSALPGLVTGITLVAGRALGESAILIFTAGVSVSRFAPDFDLMASGATLSVQLWYIRSEALVPDAMDIAEGTAALLVVVVLALNLLIALPSRYLQRKAAGK; encoded by the coding sequence ATGAACAACAAACTGACAGATAAGCTGGCGACCGGATTATTCTGGGCGATCGGGCTCTTGATTCTTTCGGTTCTCGCATGGTTTCTTTGGTACATTCTTTCGGCGGGCGTGCCGCATCTGACGCTAGACTTCATCTTTGGGAAACCGGAAGATGTCAAAGCGGGTGGCGGTGTCGGCCCGATGCTGTTCAACTCTTTTTACATTCTGTTCTTGTCGCTCTTGTTCTCGCTTCCGTTTGGGATCGGAGCGGGCATCTGGTTGGCCGAGTATGCGAAGAAAAATTGGCTGACCGATCTGGTGCGCTTGTCCACCGAAATGCTTGCCTCCGTTCCTTCGATTGTATTTGGTCTGTTCGGGGCCTTGCTGTTCGTCACCTATTTTGGACTGGGCTTTACGATCTTGGGCGGTGCGCTGACGCTCTCGCTGCTCAATCTTCCGGTGTTGGTGCGCGTGACCGAAGAAACGCTGCGCGCGGTGCCCGACTCCTACCGCGAAGCCAGTCTGGCGCTGGGCTCGACCAAGTGGCAGATGATTCGCAAGGTGTTGATTCCGTCCGCACTGCCAGGTCTGGTCACCGGGATTACGCTGGTGGCAGGACGGGCGCTGGGGGAATCGGCGATCCTGATCTTTACGGCGGGCGTGTCGGTGTCGCGATTTGCACCCGACTTCGACCTGATGGCATCGGGAGCCACCCTTTCCGTCCAGCTGTGGTACATCCGCTCGGAAGCGTTGGTGCCCGATGCGATGGATATTGCTGAAGGGACGGCCGCACTTTTGGTCGTCGTCGTGTTGGCGTTAAACTTGTTGATTGCCTTACCGAGCCGTTATCTGCAACGCAAAGCTGCCGGGAAGTGA
- the pstB gene encoding phosphate ABC transporter ATP-binding protein PstB, translating to MKHANPVASKEKLRVEGVDLFYGDNQALFEINLSVPEGSITAFIGPSGCGKSTLLRTLNRMNDLIGGVKITGQVLVDGENIYGADTDVVNLRKNVGMVFQRPNPFQMSIYDNIAYGPRIHGIRRKKELDEIVERSLRQAALWDEAKDRLNKSALGLSGGQQQRLCIARLLAVEPKVLLMDEPTSALDPISTLKVEELTQELKEKYTIIIVTHNMQQAARISDTTAFFLNGVMVEHGETDKLFTTPGDKRTEDYITGRFG from the coding sequence ATGAAACATGCAAATCCTGTCGCGTCCAAAGAGAAACTCCGCGTAGAAGGTGTTGACCTGTTTTACGGCGACAACCAAGCGCTGTTCGAGATCAACCTATCCGTTCCGGAAGGCTCGATCACCGCATTTATCGGCCCGTCGGGCTGCGGCAAATCGACACTGTTGCGCACGCTGAACCGCATGAATGACCTGATTGGTGGCGTCAAAATCACGGGTCAGGTGCTGGTGGACGGAGAAAATATTTACGGTGCGGATACGGACGTCGTCAACCTGCGCAAAAATGTCGGGATGGTCTTCCAGCGTCCGAACCCGTTTCAGATGTCGATTTACGACAATATCGCGTACGGCCCGCGGATTCACGGTATTCGCCGCAAAAAGGAGCTCGATGAGATCGTCGAGCGCTCGTTGCGTCAAGCCGCGCTGTGGGATGAGGCAAAAGACCGTTTGAACAAATCGGCGCTAGGACTCTCTGGCGGTCAGCAACAGCGCCTGTGCATCGCCCGCCTGCTTGCTGTCGAACCGAAAGTGTTGCTGATGGACGAACCGACTTCTGCACTCGACCCGATTTCGACCTTGAAGGTGGAAGAGCTGACCCAAGAGTTGAAGGAGAAGTACACGATCATCATCGTCACGCACAACATGCAGCAGGCGGCTCGCATCTCCGACACGACCGCATTCTTCCTAAATGGTGTGATGGTTGAACATGGTGAAACTGACAAGCTGTTTACCACTCCGGGCGACAAGCGCACGGAAGACTATATCACCGGTCGTTTCGGATAA
- the phoU gene encoding phosphate signaling complex protein PhoU, which yields MDNRKGFHQSLEELQRDLLRMGVMVEEAIFLAVKSLAKLDGVIAQQVIAGDEAVNEMMVDIESSCLRLLALQQPMASDLRVIGTAMKIVTDLERIGDHAVDIAKTTLRLEGEQLLKPLVDTPRMADMTKDMLRDALNAYVKKDLEIARGLEQKDDAVDKLFKQIFLELEELMKSDPTHVHQAILLLLVCRMLERIADHATNIGEWVIYMLTGERQELNH from the coding sequence ATGGATAACAGAAAAGGGTTTCATCAATCGCTTGAGGAACTGCAGCGAGACCTGTTGCGAATGGGTGTGATGGTGGAAGAAGCGATTTTTCTGGCTGTCAAATCGCTGGCCAAACTCGATGGTGTGATCGCTCAACAGGTGATCGCAGGCGATGAGGCTGTCAATGAGATGATGGTGGATATCGAGTCATCCTGCCTGCGCTTGCTCGCTTTGCAACAGCCGATGGCATCCGACCTGCGCGTGATCGGCACGGCGATGAAGATCGTCACCGACTTGGAGCGCATCGGGGATCATGCGGTGGACATCGCGAAGACGACGCTTCGACTGGAGGGCGAGCAACTGCTCAAGCCGCTGGTCGATACGCCGCGCATGGCCGACATGACCAAAGACATGCTGCGCGACGCGCTGAACGCCTACGTGAAAAAAGACCTCGAGATCGCGCGTGGGCTGGAGCAAAAAGATGATGCGGTCGATAAGCTGTTCAAGCAGATCTTCCTCGAGCTGGAGGAGTTGATGAAGTCCGATCCGACCCATGTACATCAGGCCATCCTGTTGCTCTTGGTCTGCCGGATGCTGGAGCGCATCGCCGATCATGCGACCAACATCGGCGAGTGGGTCATCTACATGCTGACCGGAGAACGCCAAGAGTTAAACCACTAA
- the recD2 gene encoding SF1B family DNA helicase RecD2, whose product MRLLPEERVTLEGKLKKITYHNEENGYTVATLQTGKKDSATVVGTMFGPQEGDNVRVTGKWSRHEKWGPQLVIEDFERVLPVTAEAILSFLSSGTIKGLGPKTAKKLVEQFGEKTLQVIESEPERLQMIEGIGQKKAEGIAQGLREQLGVQSVMVYLGSRGITPSIAAKIYKRYGAEAVDVLRSNPYRLVDEVRGIGFKTADKLALQLGLPPDSPSRLRAALKHVLRQGADEGHVFLPESEVLGKAEGLLGSQTRDQLPMILQGLAAERTGGVIIEPAADNRVYLAGFYFAELKSAEKIRVLMNGGVQFTDEATDENEMESLIETVEAEQHMELAQLQRQAVAAVLRERLVIITGGPGTGKTTTVKAMIAALERQGVTPTLAAPTGRAAKRMTESTGVEAKTLHRLLEYAMVEGEGLRFQRDEDNPLEGAVFIIDEASMIDQLLFFQLLRALPSGARLVLCGDIDQLPSVGAGRVLQDLIESGVVTVVRLQTIFRQAEESLIVKNAHRINHGLLPEVTKEGDFFFLEEGRPDALLALVLDLAARRLPSYLKADPVEDIQVLVPMRRGAVGVEALNEALQTVLNPPAQGKAEWQQGGRLFRVGDKVMQTKNNYNKEVFNGDVGRVAALDAEEGELVVAYADDNEPRLVTYAPNELDELSLAYAVTVHKSQGSEYPCVILPVVTQHRVMLQRNLLYTGVTRAKKLVVLVGTKSAVQLAVRSQDGQRRHTWLAERIRSVEEGPEATI is encoded by the coding sequence ATGCGTTTGCTCCCGGAAGAGCGTGTGACTCTTGAAGGCAAATTGAAGAAAATTACGTATCACAATGAAGAAAATGGCTATACTGTCGCTACGTTGCAGACCGGGAAAAAAGACAGTGCGACGGTAGTTGGCACGATGTTTGGCCCCCAGGAAGGCGACAACGTGCGGGTGACAGGCAAGTGGAGCCGTCATGAAAAATGGGGTCCGCAGTTGGTGATCGAAGACTTCGAGCGGGTGCTACCCGTCACGGCGGAGGCGATCTTATCTTTTCTCAGCTCCGGCACGATCAAAGGTCTCGGCCCCAAGACGGCAAAGAAGCTGGTCGAGCAGTTTGGGGAGAAGACGCTTCAGGTGATCGAAAGCGAACCGGAGCGCCTGCAGATGATCGAAGGCATCGGACAGAAAAAGGCGGAAGGGATCGCGCAAGGACTTCGCGAGCAGTTGGGCGTGCAGTCGGTGATGGTCTACTTGGGCAGTCGCGGCATCACGCCGAGCATCGCGGCCAAAATTTACAAGCGCTATGGAGCGGAGGCGGTCGATGTCCTGCGCTCCAATCCCTATCGGCTGGTCGATGAGGTGCGTGGCATCGGGTTTAAGACGGCCGACAAGTTGGCTTTGCAACTCGGGTTGCCACCCGATTCGCCGAGCCGACTTCGCGCCGCCTTGAAGCATGTGTTGCGCCAAGGAGCGGATGAAGGTCATGTCTTTCTGCCAGAGAGCGAAGTGCTCGGCAAGGCGGAGGGGCTTTTGGGCAGCCAGACGCGCGACCAACTCCCCATGATCTTGCAGGGGCTGGCCGCAGAGCGGACAGGTGGCGTGATCATCGAACCTGCCGCCGACAATCGGGTCTATCTGGCCGGCTTCTATTTTGCCGAACTGAAATCGGCCGAAAAGATTCGGGTGCTGATGAATGGCGGCGTGCAGTTCACAGATGAGGCGACGGACGAAAACGAGATGGAATCGCTGATCGAAACTGTGGAAGCGGAACAGCACATGGAACTAGCACAGTTGCAGCGGCAAGCGGTGGCGGCGGTGCTTCGCGAGCGGCTCGTGATCATCACAGGCGGGCCAGGCACAGGCAAGACGACCACGGTGAAAGCGATGATCGCAGCGCTGGAGCGGCAAGGTGTGACGCCGACCTTGGCCGCTCCGACCGGACGTGCGGCGAAACGGATGACGGAGAGCACGGGGGTGGAGGCGAAGACCTTGCACCGCCTGCTCGAATATGCGATGGTCGAAGGAGAAGGCTTACGCTTCCAGCGGGATGAGGACAATCCGCTAGAAGGCGCGGTCTTTATCATCGACGAGGCTTCGATGATCGACCAACTGCTTTTTTTCCAACTGCTACGAGCGTTGCCTTCGGGGGCGCGGCTGGTGTTGTGCGGTGATATTGACCAACTGCCAAGTGTCGGAGCGGGCCGCGTGTTGCAGGATTTGATCGAATCGGGCGTGGTGACGGTCGTGCGGTTGCAGACGATCTTCCGACAAGCGGAGGAGAGCCTGATCGTCAAAAATGCGCACAGGATCAATCACGGACTTTTGCCTGAGGTGACGAAAGAAGGAGATTTCTTTTTTCTGGAAGAAGGGCGTCCCGATGCGTTGCTCGCACTGGTGCTCGATTTGGCGGCTCGACGACTGCCGAGCTATCTGAAAGCAGACCCGGTCGAGGACATTCAGGTGCTGGTGCCGATGCGGCGTGGTGCGGTCGGCGTGGAAGCGCTCAACGAGGCGTTGCAGACGGTGCTCAATCCTCCCGCGCAAGGCAAAGCCGAGTGGCAACAAGGCGGACGGCTGTTTCGCGTCGGGGATAAAGTGATGCAGACGAAGAACAACTATAACAAAGAGGTCTTCAACGGCGACGTAGGGCGCGTCGCGGCGCTCGATGCGGAGGAAGGCGAGCTTGTGGTCGCCTATGCAGACGACAACGAGCCGCGTCTCGTAACCTACGCGCCGAACGAACTGGATGAACTGTCACTCGCCTATGCAGTGACAGTTCATAAGAGCCAAGGGAGCGAATATCCCTGCGTGATCCTGCCTGTGGTCACCCAGCATCGGGTGATGCTACAGCGGAATTTGCTCTACACGGGCGTGACGCGAGCGAAAAAGCTGGTCGTGCTCGTCGGTACCAAATCGGCTGTGCAACTCGCTGTGCGCAGTCAGGACGGTCAGCGGCGCCATACATGGCTTGCGGAGCGGATCAGAAGTGTAGAAGAGGGGCCTGAGGCCACTATTTAG
- a CDS encoding response regulator transcription factor — protein sequence MTRVLVVEDEESISKLVEYNLQQAGFEVLTADSGTRALEIMAETPRPDLMVLDLMLPGIGGMELCQRLRKEGITTPIIMLTAKDDEVDRILGLEMGADDYVTKPFSPRELVARVKAVLRRASDDGSSEEGVFNCGEVIVDINRYEVSVRGERVDLTPREFELLHFLAKHMGRVMSRDQLLDKVWGYEFAGDTRIVDVHISHLRDKLERDPKQPEYIKTVRGVGYKLVRGE from the coding sequence ATGACGCGTGTACTGGTCGTAGAGGATGAAGAATCGATTTCGAAACTGGTGGAGTACAATTTGCAGCAGGCAGGTTTTGAGGTGCTGACGGCCGATTCGGGGACGCGCGCTTTGGAGATCATGGCCGAGACGCCGCGTCCCGACCTGATGGTGCTGGATTTGATGTTGCCAGGCATCGGCGGGATGGAGCTCTGCCAGCGACTGCGCAAAGAGGGCATCACCACACCGATCATCATGCTGACAGCAAAAGATGACGAGGTCGATCGCATTCTTGGCCTGGAGATGGGTGCTGACGACTATGTGACGAAGCCCTTTTCGCCGCGTGAACTGGTCGCGCGGGTGAAAGCGGTCTTGCGCCGGGCCAGCGATGATGGAAGCTCGGAGGAAGGCGTCTTCAATTGTGGCGAAGTGATCGTCGATATCAATCGCTATGAGGTGTCGGTGCGCGGCGAACGCGTCGATCTGACGCCGCGCGAGTTTGAACTGCTCCACTTTCTCGCCAAGCACATGGGCCGCGTGATGAGTCGCGATCAGTTGCTCGACAAGGTCTGGGGCTATGAGTTTGCAGGCGATACGCGCATCGTTGACGTGCATATCTCGCATCTGCGCGACAAGTTGGAACGCGACCCGAAACAGCCGGAGTATATCAAAACGGTGCGCGGCGTCGGTTACAAACTCGTCCGAGGTGAGTGA